One window from the genome of Nocardioides panaciterrulae encodes:
- a CDS encoding ArsR/SmtB family transcription factor, with translation MTAERVSGEAVVGRTPTSRLRAAAHPVRLRILSLLTGAELSAAEVARELDLTHANASYHLRQLAAAGLLVVAGEEKVRGGVAKRYRHPWREEDLSPDGPPSVGEEAMFLRAAAEELVRRGGLAVREEARATPPGETPRPRGYSADAEVWLDAEVWARVVQLLKDAGDLVHDHARPPRTPGTLHVNLSAFAFEMRPGPDGDPR, from the coding sequence ATGACCGCCGAACGAGTCTCGGGGGAGGCAGTGGTGGGCCGGACACCGACGAGTCGGCTGCGGGCCGCCGCGCACCCGGTCCGACTACGGATCCTCTCGTTGCTGACCGGCGCCGAGCTCTCGGCCGCCGAGGTCGCCCGCGAGCTCGACCTCACCCATGCGAACGCCTCCTACCACCTGCGGCAGCTCGCCGCTGCCGGGCTGCTCGTGGTCGCGGGCGAGGAGAAGGTGCGCGGCGGGGTGGCGAAGCGCTACCGGCACCCGTGGCGCGAGGAGGACCTCAGCCCGGACGGTCCACCCTCGGTGGGGGAGGAGGCCATGTTCCTGCGGGCCGCGGCCGAGGAGCTGGTACGCCGCGGAGGCCTCGCCGTCCGCGAGGAGGCGCGCGCCACCCCGCCGGGGGAGACGCCGCGACCTCGCGGCTACTCCGCCGATGCGGAGGTCTGGCTCGACGCCGAGGTGTGGGCTCGCGTGGTGCAGCTGTTGAAGGACGCGGGTGACCTGGTGCACGACCACGCCCGGCCGCCGCGGACCCCCGGCACGCTCCACGTGAACCTGTCCGCCTTCGCGTTCGAGATGCGGCCGGGCCCGGACGGGGACCCGCGGTGA
- a CDS encoding TIGR03118 family protein, with protein MIRRSALTALGTPVLALLIATPAAGSMAATGSGPAITRVDQVSNHHGVALRTDRKLVNAWGLARSPSGPLWVANNGTSTATIYRGGVGGAPVTKVPRTVRIAGGAPTGQVFNDTHGFTLRTTSGRVPATFIFASESGDLTAWAAKAPGAAAVVKAHVRGAVFKGLALWHSGRGNLLLATDFANGRIRAFDSHFHQVRLPAAVLRDPRLPRGYAPFNVMTRGGTVYVAYAKQVPGSEDEAHGHGLGFVDRFTNSGRTVERIASHGPLNAPWGLATAPRAWGHLAGDLLVGNFGSGRIDVYRHGHFVGPLRNAAHHPITIDGLWALQRGTAGTGGVGSVWFSSGPNDEKDGLVGQLLPRS; from the coding sequence ATGATCCGTCGATCAGCACTCACAGCCCTGGGGACACCCGTCCTCGCGCTACTCATCGCGACGCCGGCGGCCGGCAGCATGGCGGCCACCGGCTCCGGCCCGGCCATCACCCGAGTCGACCAGGTCTCGAACCACCACGGGGTGGCCCTGCGCACCGACCGCAAGCTGGTCAACGCCTGGGGGCTGGCACGCTCGCCGTCCGGCCCGTTGTGGGTGGCCAACAACGGCACGAGCACCGCCACGATCTACCGCGGCGGGGTCGGCGGTGCCCCGGTGACCAAGGTCCCGCGCACCGTCAGGATCGCGGGCGGCGCGCCGACCGGCCAGGTCTTCAACGACACGCACGGCTTCACCCTGCGCACCACGAGCGGCAGGGTGCCGGCGACCTTCATCTTCGCCAGCGAGAGCGGTGACCTCACGGCCTGGGCCGCCAAGGCCCCCGGCGCCGCGGCCGTGGTGAAGGCGCACGTGCGCGGCGCGGTGTTCAAGGGGCTCGCCCTGTGGCACAGCGGGCGCGGCAACCTCCTGCTCGCAACGGACTTCGCCAACGGGCGGATCCGGGCGTTCGACAGCCACTTCCACCAGGTCAGGCTCCCGGCGGCGGTCCTCCGCGACCCGCGACTGCCGCGCGGGTACGCCCCGTTCAACGTGATGACCCGCGGCGGGACCGTCTACGTGGCGTACGCCAAGCAGGTGCCCGGCTCGGAGGACGAGGCGCACGGCCACGGACTGGGCTTCGTCGACAGGTTCACCAACTCCGGGAGGACCGTCGAGCGGATCGCCAGCCACGGCCCGCTGAACGCGCCGTGGGGCCTGGCGACGGCCCCCCGCGCCTGGGGTCACCTCGCCGGTGACCTGCTCGTCGGCAACTTCGGCAGTGGCCGGATCGACGTGTACCGCCACGGCCACTTCGTCGGCCCGCTCCGGAACGCGGCGCACCACCCGATCACCATCGACGGGCTCTGGGCGCTGCAGCGGGGCACGGCCGGCACCGGCGGCGTCGGCTCGGTCTGGTTCAGCTCGGGGCCCAACGACGAGAAGGACGGTCTGGTCGGTCAGCTCCTCCCGAGGAGCTGA
- a CDS encoding glycoside hydrolase family 26 protein, whose amino-acid sequence MASRVLVPWLVCALLALVGCDAGSSSGSDVPTAREARGAGSSIAPASVLRPAAELVPPRGEAWFGASIDWSRDSLAAYADRLGRTPAVAVGFYQLPMRKRDRTWLDQAVTQARAAGTMLLVTLEPRAGLGKVTQPVVEDLARLLDGYNRQGTPVFLRFAHEMNGSWYPWGQQPQAYVSAFRRVADAVHRWAPGTAMVWAPNYGGGYPFAGGRYAATPGSAAARALDTDGDGRVTQSDDPYAPYWPGRRYVDWVGMSIYHWGAAYPWGENEIPEPGKFTDLLRGTYDGAAGDERAVPDFYAVYGERQRLPVAVTETGALYAPGRGGADELAIKQAWWRQVFAADHAQRLPWVKMVNWFEWRKQEPEIGGIVDWTSTHGIVGRAFCADLPTWLRFADS is encoded by the coding sequence ATGGCGTCTCGGGTGCTCGTGCCGTGGCTGGTGTGTGCGCTGCTGGCCTTGGTCGGGTGCGACGCCGGCTCGAGCTCGGGGAGTGACGTGCCCACCGCCCGCGAGGCTCGCGGCGCCGGTTCGTCGATCGCGCCGGCCTCGGTGCTGCGCCCGGCCGCGGAGCTGGTGCCGCCTCGGGGCGAGGCGTGGTTCGGGGCGTCGATCGACTGGTCACGGGACTCGCTGGCCGCCTACGCCGACCGGCTCGGGCGCACGCCGGCCGTCGCGGTCGGCTTCTACCAGTTGCCGATGAGGAAGCGGGACCGCACCTGGCTCGACCAGGCGGTCACGCAGGCCCGGGCGGCCGGCACCATGCTGCTGGTGACCCTGGAGCCCCGAGCGGGACTCGGGAAGGTCACCCAGCCGGTGGTGGAGGACCTGGCCCGCCTCCTCGACGGCTACAACCGCCAGGGCACGCCGGTCTTCTTACGGTTCGCCCACGAGATGAACGGCTCCTGGTACCCATGGGGCCAGCAGCCGCAGGCCTACGTGTCAGCCTTCCGCCGGGTCGCCGACGCCGTGCACCGCTGGGCCCCCGGGACGGCCATGGTCTGGGCGCCCAACTACGGCGGCGGCTACCCCTTCGCCGGCGGTCGGTACGCGGCCACTCCTGGCTCGGCCGCCGCGCGGGCGCTCGACACCGACGGTGACGGGCGGGTCACCCAGTCCGACGATCCGTATGCGCCGTACTGGCCGGGTCGTCGCTACGTCGACTGGGTGGGTATGTCGATCTATCACTGGGGTGCCGCCTATCCGTGGGGCGAGAACGAGATCCCCGAACCCGGCAAGTTCACCGACCTCCTGCGGGGGACCTACGACGGCGCCGCCGGTGACGAGCGAGCAGTGCCGGACTTCTACGCCGTGTACGGCGAGCGTCAGCGCCTCCCCGTCGCCGTCACCGAGACCGGTGCGCTCTACGCACCCGGACGCGGGGGGGCCGACGAGTTGGCCATCAAGCAGGCGTGGTGGCGGCAGGTCTTCGCGGCCGACCATGCCCAGCGCCTGCCCTGGGTGAAGATGGTGAACTGGTTCGAGTGGCGCAAGCAGGAGCCTGAGATCGGCGGGATCGTCGACTGGACCAGCACCCACGGCATCGTCGGCCGGGCGTTTTGTGCCGACCTGCCCACGTGGCTGCGCTTCGCTGACTCCTGA
- a CDS encoding SpoIIE family protein phosphatase has product MAPVPVASTSAWLPSRRLLDGLSVAAVAVDAAGTVIYCNDASVSLFGSSESELRGAPLATTLFADTDRDAAQQVLTRALTGAAWNGDLRLTVAGGRAREMSTSWSPVNDGLRTTGVLLLAEDTHAGEPDEGTSPTAYARLLTRRLNRLAAVTADLLAATSVEGVARVVTDHMTDAAGATVGSISLLVDDDTLALIGVRGVTDAVASRWSTFPVTDSNPASEAVRTGKPVIVEGRAEMTARFPDLAGGSSEVSTACLPLLVAGRPLGAVTLAFPGRRRVDGPELLFLRLLADICAHAIDRIRAQEEAADREAKLAFLADASARLASDLDYESTLVAVAEAAVPWFADWCAIALEDDGRLRNLSVAHAQPDSAPLVAELEEKYPADPESGQGGYQVLRTGQSLLVPEVTDEMLVLAARDEAHLRLVRKLNLRSVLSCPLKVHDRVLGVVTWVAGESGRRFSADDLAFGEDLAHRAAVAIDNAQLHSQVRDVALQLQRAVLPERLPETPGWGTAVAYLPAGRTDAGGDFYDVVPLAGDRLALFVGDVMGRGVQAASVMAQMRSAIRTLVAIDPDPATVMSRLDDVFERLDLEHLVTLAYAVADRGRGTLDVINAGHPAPLLLRPGSEVAIVRADETMLLGAGRGTRGVVTLPYAPGDAVLLYTDGLIERRGEDTDTGMDRLIAAARGLGRSEDLTAALAAVVEEVRDPTRDDDVAALVVRREA; this is encoded by the coding sequence GTGGCGCCCGTACCCGTGGCCAGCACCTCGGCGTGGCTCCCGTCGCGTCGACTCCTGGACGGCCTGTCGGTGGCCGCCGTCGCGGTCGACGCTGCGGGGACGGTCATCTACTGCAACGACGCCTCGGTCAGCCTGTTCGGGTCGAGCGAGTCCGAGCTGCGCGGCGCACCGCTCGCCACCACGCTGTTCGCCGACACCGACCGGGACGCCGCCCAGCAGGTGCTGACGCGGGCGCTCACCGGCGCGGCGTGGAACGGCGACCTGCGGCTCACGGTCGCCGGCGGCCGCGCCCGCGAGATGTCCACATCCTGGTCGCCGGTCAACGACGGGCTGCGCACGACCGGGGTGCTGCTGCTCGCCGAGGACACCCACGCCGGGGAGCCCGACGAAGGCACCTCCCCGACGGCGTACGCCCGGCTGCTCACCCGCCGCCTGAACCGGCTGGCGGCGGTCACCGCCGACCTGCTGGCCGCGACCAGCGTCGAGGGCGTCGCGCGGGTGGTCACCGACCACATGACCGATGCCGCCGGCGCGACCGTCGGCTCGATCTCGCTGCTCGTCGACGACGACACCCTGGCGCTGATCGGCGTCCGGGGCGTCACCGACGCGGTCGCGTCGCGCTGGTCGACGTTCCCGGTCACCGACTCGAACCCCGCCAGCGAGGCGGTCCGCACCGGCAAGCCGGTCATCGTGGAGGGCCGGGCCGAGATGACGGCCCGCTTCCCCGACCTGGCCGGCGGCAGCAGCGAGGTGTCCACCGCCTGTCTGCCGCTGCTGGTGGCCGGCCGGCCGCTCGGCGCGGTCACCCTGGCGTTCCCCGGCCGGCGCCGGGTCGACGGCCCGGAGCTGTTGTTCCTGCGCCTGCTCGCCGACATCTGCGCCCACGCCATCGACCGGATCCGGGCCCAGGAGGAGGCCGCGGACCGCGAGGCCAAGCTGGCGTTCCTCGCCGACGCGAGCGCGCGGCTGGCCAGCGACCTCGACTACGAGAGCACGCTGGTCGCGGTCGCGGAGGCCGCCGTGCCGTGGTTCGCCGACTGGTGCGCGATCGCGCTGGAGGACGACGGCCGGCTGCGCAACCTCTCGGTCGCGCACGCCCAGCCCGACAGCGCGCCGCTGGTCGCCGAGCTGGAGGAGAAGTACCCCGCCGACCCGGAGTCCGGGCAGGGTGGCTACCAGGTGCTGCGCACCGGGCAGAGCCTGCTGGTGCCCGAGGTCACCGACGAGATGCTGGTGCTGGCGGCCCGCGACGAGGCGCACCTGCGCCTGGTGCGCAAGCTCAACCTGCGCAGCGTCCTGTCGTGTCCGCTGAAGGTGCACGACCGGGTCCTCGGTGTGGTGACCTGGGTTGCCGGGGAGAGCGGCCGGCGGTTCAGCGCCGACGACCTGGCGTTCGGCGAGGACCTCGCCCACCGCGCGGCGGTCGCGATCGACAACGCCCAGCTGCACTCCCAGGTGCGCGACGTGGCGCTGCAGCTGCAGCGCGCGGTGCTGCCCGAGCGGCTCCCCGAGACCCCGGGCTGGGGCACCGCGGTCGCCTACCTGCCGGCCGGCCGCACCGACGCCGGTGGCGACTTCTACGACGTGGTGCCGCTCGCCGGCGACCGGCTGGCGCTGTTCGTCGGCGACGTGATGGGGCGGGGGGTGCAGGCGGCCTCGGTGATGGCCCAGATGCGCTCGGCGATCCGCACCCTGGTCGCCATCGACCCCGACCCCGCCACCGTGATGAGCCGCCTGGACGACGTCTTCGAGCGGCTGGACCTCGAGCACCTGGTGACGCTCGCGTACGCCGTCGCCGACCGCGGACGCGGCACCCTCGACGTGATCAACGCCGGCCACCCCGCCCCGCTGCTGCTGCGGCCCGGCTCGGAGGTCGCGATCGTGCGCGCCGACGAGACGATGCTGCTGGGGGCCGGCCGCGGCACCCGCGGCGTGGTCACGCTCCCCTACGCGCCGGGCGACGCGGTGCTGCTCTACACCGACGGGCTGATCGAGCGCCGCGGTGAGGACACCGACACCGGGATGGACCGGCTGATCGCCGCCGCGCGCGGCCTGGGCCGGTCCGAGGACCTAACCGCGGCGCTGGCCGCGGTGGTCGAGGAGGTCCGCGACCCCACCCGGGACGACGACGTCGCGGCCCTCGTCGTACGCCGCGAGGCCTGA
- the cspE gene encoding transcription antiterminator/RNA stability regulator CspE, whose product MAQGTVKWFNAEKGFGFIAQEDGGDDVFVHYSAIQSQGYKSLDENQKVEFDVTQGPKGPQAENVRAI is encoded by the coding sequence ATGGCTCAGGGCACCGTGAAGTGGTTCAACGCCGAGAAGGGTTTCGGCTTCATTGCGCAGGAGGACGGCGGCGACGACGTCTTCGTGCACTACTCGGCGATCCAGTCGCAGGGCTACAAGTCCCTCGACGAGAACCAGAAGGTCGAGTTCGACGTCACCCAGGGCCCCAAGGGCCCCCAGGCGGAGAACGTCCGCGCGATCTGA
- a CDS encoding MFS transporter, with translation MRAGPGPAGSGVLANRRFRWFFLSRLVNLAGSTMASVAVAFAVLDVSDSANALGQVLAARTIPLVVFLLVGGVLADRLPRVLVIQASNLLSFVTQAVVAYLVISGRAEIWQLVVLEGLNGTVSAASMPAMQGLLPQLVPRDQLQPANVLLSMSRGALTVVGPSVAAALVVTVGPGWAVAADAASWLAAAVLLVPVRTPSRARGAEPAGGMWRELREGWTLFRSTTWLWVVVLAFGVLNAMHSGALLTLGPVVAKRTFGVPGWGLAMSAEAVGLLLTTVVLLRVRLRFPLRAGMLGITALAAPMLVLGLAPETTPLVLAMLIAGAGTEVFELGWNLAMQENIPEELLSRASSYDMLGSFVAMPVGQLLYGPLGDWLGYRSVLVASGVLYLVVCLATYAVPAVRILPRAGAEPEAVRA, from the coding sequence GTGAGGGCCGGTCCGGGACCCGCCGGGTCCGGCGTCCTGGCCAACCGCCGGTTCCGCTGGTTCTTCCTCTCCCGGCTGGTCAACCTCGCCGGCAGCACGATGGCCAGCGTCGCGGTCGCGTTCGCGGTGCTGGACGTGAGCGACTCGGCCAACGCGCTCGGCCAGGTCCTGGCCGCCCGCACGATCCCGCTCGTGGTCTTCCTGCTGGTGGGTGGCGTGCTGGCTGACCGGCTCCCGCGGGTGCTGGTGATCCAGGCGTCGAACCTGCTGTCGTTCGTGACCCAGGCGGTCGTGGCCTACCTCGTCATCTCCGGCCGCGCCGAGATCTGGCAGCTGGTGGTCCTGGAGGGGCTCAACGGCACCGTCTCGGCGGCGAGCATGCCCGCGATGCAGGGCCTGCTGCCCCAGCTGGTGCCTCGCGACCAGCTGCAGCCGGCCAACGTGCTGCTCTCGATGTCGCGCGGGGCGCTGACCGTCGTCGGACCCTCCGTGGCCGCCGCGCTGGTCGTGACGGTCGGGCCGGGGTGGGCGGTCGCGGCGGACGCGGCGAGCTGGCTGGCGGCCGCGGTCCTGCTGGTGCCGGTGCGGACCCCGTCTCGGGCCCGCGGCGCCGAACCCGCCGGCGGGATGTGGCGAGAGCTCCGCGAGGGCTGGACGCTGTTCCGGAGCACGACCTGGCTCTGGGTCGTCGTGCTCGCGTTCGGCGTGCTCAACGCCATGCACAGCGGGGCACTCCTCACGCTGGGTCCGGTCGTCGCCAAGCGCACCTTCGGCGTCCCGGGGTGGGGGCTGGCGATGTCGGCGGAGGCGGTCGGCCTGCTGCTGACGACCGTGGTGCTGCTCCGGGTCCGGCTCCGGTTCCCGCTGCGGGCCGGCATGCTCGGGATCACCGCGCTGGCCGCCCCGATGCTGGTGCTCGGCCTCGCGCCGGAGACCACCCCCTTGGTGCTGGCGATGCTGATCGCCGGGGCCGGCACGGAGGTCTTCGAGCTGGGGTGGAACCTCGCCATGCAGGAGAACATCCCCGAGGAGCTGCTGTCCCGGGCCTCGTCGTACGACATGCTCGGCTCGTTCGTCGCGATGCCCGTCGGGCAGCTGCTCTACGGCCCGCTCGGGGACTGGCTGGGCTACCGCTCCGTCCTGGTGGCCAGCGGCGTGCTCTACCTCGTGGTCTGCCTGGCGACGTACGCCGTCCCCGCGGTGCGCATCCTGCCACGCGCGGGAGCCGAGCCGGAGGCCGTGCGCGCCTGA
- a CDS encoding heavy-metal-associated domain-containing protein: MSNLSTWTVSGMTCGHCVASVSEEIAEIDGVEDVAVELDSGTVTVTSAGPLERADVDAAVTEAGYALV, encoded by the coding sequence ATGAGCAACCTGAGCACCTGGACGGTCTCCGGGATGACCTGCGGCCACTGCGTCGCCTCGGTCTCGGAGGAGATCGCGGAGATCGACGGCGTCGAGGACGTCGCGGTCGAGCTGGACTCCGGCACGGTCACGGTGACCAGCGCCGGCCCGCTGGAGCGGGCCGACGTGGACGCCGCCGTCACCGAGGCCGGGTACGCGCTGGTCTGA
- a CDS encoding enoyl-CoA hydratase/isomerase family protein, with product MNFEKYERLAFERRENGVLLVTIDRPEKHNAADARMLSEFTSVWRAIQEDDQTRVAVITGRGRAFSAGGDLNEERQKLDDFPSVVKVMAEARGLVVNMIECQKPVISAINGPAAGAGLAIALLADISIIGEDVKFTDGHVRIGLAAGDHAAIIWPLLCGMAKAKYLLLTADRVDGREAERIGLVSKAVPTERVLEEALAVADGLARGPQYALQWTKHALNNWLRLAMPTFEASLGLEMLTFFSEDAQEGMSAFLERRDPRFT from the coding sequence GTGAACTTCGAGAAGTACGAGCGGCTGGCCTTCGAGCGCAGGGAGAACGGCGTCCTGCTCGTCACGATCGACCGCCCCGAGAAGCACAACGCCGCCGACGCCCGGATGCTGAGCGAGTTCACGTCCGTGTGGCGGGCCATCCAGGAGGACGACCAGACCCGGGTGGCCGTGATCACCGGTCGCGGCCGGGCGTTCTCCGCCGGGGGTGACCTGAACGAGGAGCGGCAGAAGCTCGACGACTTCCCCTCCGTCGTGAAGGTGATGGCGGAGGCCAGGGGACTGGTCGTCAACATGATCGAGTGCCAGAAGCCGGTGATCTCCGCGATCAACGGCCCGGCGGCCGGAGCCGGCCTCGCGATCGCCCTGCTCGCCGACATCAGCATCATCGGCGAGGACGTGAAGTTCACCGACGGCCACGTGCGCATCGGCCTGGCCGCCGGCGACCACGCCGCGATCATCTGGCCGCTGCTCTGCGGCATGGCCAAGGCCAAGTACCTGCTGCTCACCGCCGACCGGGTGGACGGCCGCGAGGCCGAGCGGATCGGGCTCGTGAGCAAGGCGGTGCCCACCGAGCGCGTCCTCGAGGAGGCGCTCGCGGTCGCCGACGGCCTCGCGCGCGGGCCGCAGTATGCGCTGCAGTGGACCAAGCACGCCCTGAACAACTGGCTGCGGCTCGCGATGCCCACCTTCGAGGCGTCGCTGGGCCTGGAGATGCTCACGTTCTTCTCCGAGGACGCCCAGGAGGGCATGAGCGCGTTCCTCGAGCGGCGCGACCCCCGATTCACCTGA
- a CDS encoding amidohydrolase family protein: MTSVPGSPAEGRGGRTPNGVRPPAPLCAAPNPSYEPAAFVVPAGACDSHAHVVSGEPRHPLVEGRSYTPPPAPEADYLRMLEGTGMSRGVLVQISVYGTDNRYLLEVLARHPEKLRGVAVVDPSVDDETLLEMHRAGVRGLRINVLFGGGVGWQVMETLAARIAGLGWHLQLLMDVRELPGLLPRISALPVPVVVDHLGHLPASGGPDSQGFRALLSLLTDHDAWVKLSGAYRLDAGAPDYPDARALAEAVLEAAPDRVVYGSDWPHVAVPHGMPDTGRLRNLLASWAPDEDLLRRVLVDNPARLYDFPPLA; encoded by the coding sequence GTGACGTCCGTGCCCGGCAGTCCGGCCGAGGGCCGAGGTGGCCGCACCCCGAACGGGGTGCGGCCACCCGCGCCGTTGTGCGCGGCGCCGAACCCGAGCTACGAGCCGGCCGCCTTCGTGGTTCCGGCCGGTGCCTGCGACAGCCACGCGCATGTGGTGAGCGGGGAACCGCGGCACCCGCTGGTCGAGGGCCGGAGCTACACCCCGCCGCCCGCCCCGGAAGCGGACTACCTCCGGATGCTCGAGGGCACCGGGATGAGCCGCGGCGTCCTCGTCCAGATCAGCGTCTACGGCACCGACAACCGCTACCTGCTGGAGGTGCTCGCGCGGCACCCCGAGAAGCTGCGGGGCGTCGCGGTGGTCGACCCCTCCGTCGACGACGAGACGCTGCTCGAGATGCACCGGGCGGGCGTGCGCGGCCTGCGGATCAACGTGCTCTTCGGCGGTGGCGTGGGCTGGCAGGTCATGGAGACGCTCGCCGCCAGGATCGCCGGGCTGGGGTGGCACCTCCAGCTGCTGATGGACGTGCGCGAGCTGCCCGGGCTGCTGCCCCGGATCAGCGCCCTGCCGGTCCCGGTGGTGGTGGACCATCTCGGGCACCTGCCGGCCTCGGGCGGCCCCGACAGCCAGGGCTTCCGGGCCCTGCTGTCGCTCCTCACGGACCATGACGCCTGGGTCAAGCTGTCGGGGGCCTACCGGCTCGACGCGGGTGCGCCCGACTACCCCGACGCCCGTGCCCTCGCGGAGGCCGTCCTCGAGGCGGCACCGGACCGCGTCGTCTACGGCAGCGACTGGCCGCACGTGGCCGTGCCACACGGGATGCCGGACACGGGCCGGCTGCGGAACCTGCTCGCGTCGTGGGCGCCGGACGAGGACTTGCTCCGTCGCGTCCTGGTCGACAACCCGGCGCGGCTGTACGACTTCCCGCCGCTGGCCTGA
- a CDS encoding MFS transporter, whose protein sequence is MASIAQTSIAESDKRARRAVGGAFAGFFVDMFDVYLPIIALAPAAAYFEATGASASTSAILSAMVFVAALIGRPIGAAIFGHFGDKIGRRKTAMVSVSGFGIVTLAIACLPGYHQIGVTAVILLIALRLLDGIFLGGEYTAASPLAMEYSPHDKRGYYGGLIMTGFPIAYVVISLVTLLVLQIAPAAGLDSAYVQWGWRIPFFAGALLAFAFVLFYRKYVPESDVWEGGPRTKSPMRELFSGQNVRVLGQVFLMMTGIWFTLYMVSAVLPGQLTTIVGLSASQKTFVVLVANLVLAGGYVAAGVLSQRTGRRPFFIGAGAVAAIFGSLVYALIVNLTEASFGLVMLLTILANLLVVACWGVVTTYINEAFHTGVRASGYGLGYSLAVIIPSFYAFYQAWLSNIMPAEYTALVLLVFGGILISVGAAMGPETRDVIIRKRDGVEERAVA, encoded by the coding sequence ATGGCGTCCATTGCGCAGACATCCATCGCGGAGTCCGACAAGCGTGCCCGGCGCGCGGTCGGCGGCGCGTTCGCGGGGTTCTTCGTCGACATGTTCGACGTCTACCTCCCGATCATCGCGCTGGCTCCGGCGGCCGCGTACTTCGAGGCCACCGGCGCCTCCGCGAGCACCTCGGCGATCCTGTCGGCCATGGTCTTCGTGGCCGCGCTGATCGGGCGCCCGATCGGCGCCGCGATCTTCGGCCACTTCGGAGACAAGATCGGGCGCCGCAAGACCGCCATGGTCTCCGTGTCCGGGTTCGGCATCGTCACGCTGGCCATCGCCTGCCTGCCGGGCTACCACCAGATCGGGGTCACCGCGGTGATCCTGCTGATCGCCCTCCGACTGCTGGACGGCATCTTCCTCGGTGGCGAGTACACCGCGGCCAGCCCGCTGGCCATGGAGTACAGCCCGCACGACAAGCGGGGTTACTACGGCGGCCTGATCATGACCGGCTTCCCGATCGCGTACGTCGTCATCTCGCTGGTGACCCTGCTCGTCCTGCAGATCGCGCCCGCCGCCGGCCTTGACAGCGCCTACGTCCAGTGGGGTTGGAGGATCCCGTTCTTCGCCGGCGCCCTCCTGGCGTTCGCGTTCGTCCTCTTCTACCGCAAGTACGTCCCCGAGTCGGACGTCTGGGAGGGCGGCCCGCGCACCAAGTCGCCGATGCGTGAGCTGTTCAGCGGGCAGAACGTGCGGGTCCTCGGCCAGGTCTTCCTGATGATGACCGGCATCTGGTTCACCCTGTACATGGTCTCCGCGGTCCTGCCGGGCCAGCTGACCACGATCGTCGGGCTCAGTGCCAGCCAGAAGACCTTCGTCGTCCTCGTCGCCAACCTGGTCCTCGCCGGTGGCTACGTCGCCGCGGGCGTCCTCAGCCAGCGCACGGGTCGCCGTCCGTTCTTCATCGGCGCCGGTGCGGTGGCCGCCATCTTCGGCAGCCTGGTCTACGCACTCATCGTGAACCTGACCGAAGCGAGCTTCGGCCTGGTGATGCTGCTCACCATCCTGGCGAACCTGCTGGTGGTCGCGTGCTGGGGCGTCGTCACGACGTACATCAACGAGGCCTTCCACACCGGCGTGCGCGCCTCCGGCTACGGCCTCGGCTACAGCCTCGCCGTGATCATCCCGTCCTTCTACGCCTTCTACCAGGCGTGGCTGTCCAACATCATGCCGGCCGAGTACACGGCGCTGGTCCTGCTGGTGTTCGGAGGGATCCTGATCAGCGTCGGGGCCGCCATGGGGCCGGAGACTCGCGACGTCATCATCCGCAAGCGCGATGGCGTCGAGGAGCGTGCCGTCGCGTGA
- a CDS encoding metal-sensitive transcriptional regulator → MAEHQHGYIHRKDDYLKRLRRIEGQARGLQRMVEEEQYCIDILTQVSAMTKALHAVSIGLLEEHMNHCVVDAARAGDDQAREKVAEAVDAIARLVRS, encoded by the coding sequence ATGGCGGAGCACCAACACGGCTACATCCACCGCAAGGACGACTACCTCAAGCGGCTGCGGCGGATCGAGGGCCAGGCCCGCGGCCTGCAGCGGATGGTCGAGGAGGAGCAGTACTGCATCGACATCCTCACCCAGGTCTCCGCGATGACCAAGGCCCTCCACGCGGTCTCGATCGGGCTGCTCGAGGAGCACATGAACCACTGCGTGGTCGACGCCGCCCGGGCCGGTGACGACCAGGCGCGCGAGAAGGTCGCCGAGGCCGTCGACGCGATCGCCCGGCTGGTCCGGTCCTGA